From Danio rerio strain Tuebingen ecotype United States chromosome 7, GRCz12tu, whole genome shotgun sequence, the proteins below share one genomic window:
- the ntrnl2 gene encoding natterin-like produces the protein MAYPTTLELIGGQTGHPFSFTGEKSGASLEKIWVWVGGWQIKAVRAWLSDGRNKTFGEPSGPHQEYVFTPGECITSLSLWGNGAGTRLGAIKFKTSNDGNFFVKMTDWGLKQEYPIDVGSGYCLGIVGRSGGDIDCMGFMFLNAVQSTVLTNVNYPTINQQMAEVAADEIKSLTFENKTSLTQQQSIESSKKVIKTSSWSMDSSLSTTFSMEVSAGIPEVVEVSSGFSVSVGTESTHSLAETDERSKTLTSTIDVPPQKKVTVGITIGRADFDLPYTGTVKITCKNGSVLQYETKGIYKGVAYTDVKENSVETDL, from the coding sequence ATGGCCTACCCAACAACACTAGAGTTAATTGGTGGTCAAACGGGTCATCCATTTTCATTTACTGGTGAAAAAAGTGGTGCCAGTTTAGAGAAGATCTGGGTTTGGGTGGGAGGATGGCAGATCAAGGCTGTCAGGGCTTGGCTTTCAGATGGTAGAAATAAAACCTTTGGAGAACCATCTGGACCACATCAAGAGTATGTGTTTACCCCTGGAGAGTGTATCACCTCACTGTCCCTCTGGGGGAACGGAGCAGGAACACGTCTCGGAGCCATCAAATTCAAGACCAGCAATGATggaaatttttttgtaaaaatgacaGATTGGGGATTAAAACAAGAATATCCCATTGATGTCGGCTCTGGTTATTGTCTTGGCATCGTTGGAAGATCAGGTGGAGACATCGACTGCATGGGGTTCATGTTTCTTAATGCCGTTCAGTCTACAGTTCTCACCAATGTTAACTATCCCACCATCAACCAGCAGATGGCAGAGGTGGCAGCAGACGAAATCAAGTCGTTGACTTTCGAGAACAAAACATCTTTAACTCAACAGCAATCAATCGAAAGCTCAAAGAAAGTGATCAAAACATCTTCATGGTCTATGGATAGCAGCCTTTCAACAACATTCAGCATGGAAGTGAGTGCTGGGATTCCAGAAGTTGTCGAAGTTTCTTCAGGATTCAGTGTCAGTGTTGGAACAGAAAGCACCCATAGTCTTGCGGAGACAGATGAGAGAAGCAAAACTCTGACCTCCACTATTGATGTCCCACCACAGAAGAAGGTGACTGTTGGCATCACCATTGGCAGAGCTGATTTTGACCTGCCGTACACTGGCACAGTGAAGATCACTTGCAAGAATGGCAGTGTGTTACAGTACGAAACCAAGGGCATATACAAAGGCGTCGCTTACACCGATGTCAAAGAGAATAGTGTAGAAACAGATCTCTAA
- the ntrnl2 gene encoding natterin-like isoform X1 produces the protein MDSRCVFQIYISGSSIKDFSLAQHFDELLLRSSSDPSHSYLISSEMAYPTTLELIGGQTGHPFSFTGEKSGASLEKIWVWVGGWQIKAVRAWLSDGRNKTFGEPSGPHQEYVFTPGECITSLSLWGNGAGTRLGAIKFKTSNDGNFFVKMTDWGLKQEYPIDVGSGYCLGIVGRSGGDIDCMGFMFLNAVQSTVLTNVNYPTINQQMAEVAADEIKSLTFENKTSLTQQQSIESSKKVIKTSSWSMDSSLSTTFSMEVSAGIPEVVEVSSGFSVSVGTESTHSLAETDERSKTLTSTIDVPPQKKVTVGITIGRADFDLPYTGTVKITCKNGSVLQYETKGIYKGVAYTDVKENSVETDL, from the exons ATGGATTCGAGGTGTGTTTTCCAGATCTATATAAGCGGCAGCTCAATCAAAGATTTTTCACTTGCCCAGCATTTTGACGAGCTGCTCTTGAGAAGTTCATCAGACCCCAGTCATTCAT ACCTAATTTCTTCAGAGATGGCCTACCCAACAACACTAGAGTTAATTGGTGGTCAAACGGGTCATCCATTTTCATTTACTGGTGAAAAAAGTGGTGCCAGTTTAGAGAAGATCTGGGTTTGGGTGGGAGGATGGCAGATCAAGGCTGTCAGGGCTTGGCTTTCAGATGGTAGAAATAAAACCTTTGGAGAACCATCTGGACCACATCAAGAGTATGTGTTTACCCCTGGAGAGTGTATCACCTCACTGTCCCTCTGGGGGAACGGAGCAGGAACACGTCTCGGAGCCATCAAATTCAAGACCAGCAATGATggaaatttttttgtaaaaatgacaGATTGGGGATTAAAACAAGAATATCCCATTGATGTCGGCTCTGGTTATTGTCTTGGCATCGTTGGAAGATCAGGTGGAGACATCGACTGCATGGGGTTCATGTTTCTTAATGCCGTTCAGTCTACAGTTCTCACCAATGTTAACTATCCCACCATCAACCAGCAGATGGCAGAGGTGGCAGCAGACGAAATCAAGTCGTTGACTTTCGAGAACAAAACATCTTTAACTCAACAGCAATCAATCGAAAGCTCAAAGAAAGTGATCAAAACATCTTCATGGTCTATGGATAGCAGCCTTTCAACAACATTCAGCATGGAAGTGAGTGCTGGGATTCCAGAAGTTGTCGAAGTTTCTTCAGGATTCAGTGTCAGTGTTGGAACAGAAAGCACCCATAGTCTTGCGGAGACAGATGAGAGAAGCAAAACTCTGACCTCCACTATTGATGTCCCACCACAGAAGAAGGTGACTGTTGGCATCACCATTGGCAGAGCTGATTTTGACCTGCCGTACACTGGCACAGTGAAGATCACTTGCAAGAATGGCAGTGTGTTACAGTACGAAACCAAGGGCATATACAAAGGCGTCGCTTACACCGATGTCAAAGAGAATAGTGTAGAAACAGATCTCTAA